The genomic region catgacaTTCCAAAGACAGCCACGCAAAATGAGGGACACATGTCATTCTCAACTAAGGAGAAAGGAGTAGAGGTCTGGGACTCAGAGGGCAGGAATGCAATTCTCagggagaatgaaaaagagtacATGTTTGGTAAACAAACATTTGCTGGTAAACGAATGGGACACAGAGAGGACGCTTGTCAACTAGGTCTTGCTAGGTTCCTCCCTGTCCCACCATACCTAGTTTATACCATAGTGTACTTACCCATGGCGACAGCTCTCTTCCCGGAGAAGGACCTCTATCTAAATTATTCTTAGGCTGTTGTTGGGGAAGGTAAatagcttttcctgaatctgctgggttttgattgctttttaactcaaaaCGTTCTTcctgccaaagtggcccatctcgCGGCGGCCTGCTGTTGGCCCCTAGAGCTTAAAGGTCTCCTCCTGTTCACAACATTTGTACAGCCTTTTCCGGCATCAGCGGTTGATGTTTGACAAGGTGTGCGGAGCAAGTTAAGGCCTTCCCATGTTCAtttcatctgtttggtttttctCCAGCATGCTATATTATGTGCTGAATAAGCCATGCGTGTTGGTGGAAAGAGTTCTCCTACCCTTATTAAGATGTGAACTGTGACCACAAGTGTTCTTGCATTTACTGAATTCATATGGTTTCTCCCCAGTATGAGTTCTGATGTAGTAAgatagaaaggagagagaagaagtgggagagagggacacaggaagGGCGAGGTATTGAGGgtaacagagaaagggagagaagaaagacatcTGTCAAAAAAGTTCCTACATTCACTGACTATATACGAATTCTATTTTGCACAGGAAGGAAGGTACTTCAACGAAATGCCTTTTCCCACGCAGTGTGTTCATAGGGCCTCGTCCCCGTACGGGTTATGTGACACTGACTCAGGATAGGCATGCTGGGTAAAGGATCTGCCACATTCAATGCACGCATAAgacctctcttcttcttcttttttaatgtttatttttgagagagagagggtgagacagagcatgagcagggaagggcagagagagaaggagacacagaatccgaagcaggctccaggctctgagctgtcagcacagagccttacagggggcttgaaccacgaaccacgagaacatgacctgagccaaagtcgacgcttaaccgactgaaccacccaggtgcccccaagaccTCTCTTCTTATGGCTTCTCTGATGATAAATAAGGACTCTGTCTTTTTTTATCTTGAATGAGACTGGAATGGTGTACAAGTCTTTCCTATAGTCATTACAACAGTATGTTTTCTCTTCAGTAAAAACGATCTGATGTTTCATTGCCTTTGAATTCCATGTGAAGCCTGTCTCATATATGGTACAATTAATGAGATCTGTCCGTAAGAACCCTCCGTTGTTCAGTGAATACTGCCTTAGCTTTTCCAAAACCCATCACTTTCCACTTTCCTACTCCTGCTCCACAGTGGGGTTTTTAGGTAAGTGGTAATTTTTGTGAAGCCCCTTTCTTCAACAAGGCACTTTCTTGTGATGTGTTCCTACACAATTCCTTCTAAGCTTTGCTAGTCTCCCCGACACGAGATTCTTCATACAGAGGGTGCTGAGGAAGGTTTTCAAAGTGTCTCTCTGGGACTGCTTATTCAATAATGCTCTGCCTCTGCTCTGAAATCACTGACTCCGCCTAAGTTCTCATCCCTGAATCTgaagcaaacaaaaagacaaagaccaaCTTTTCTGTGTGTTCATTCCTTAGGCGCTTCCTCTTTCAGATAACGAAAACACAGcagtaaatacaataaataaaaatctctcctctcatgaagcttacattctagtgacgGGGTggatgataaaaattttaaaaggaaagtacCATGTATATGctataggtaaaaataaaacaagacagggggacagaagatTCTGGTAGGGTTTGTGTTGCAATTTCAAGTAGAGTGACAAGAAACAGCCTCACGCTGAGAAGACGGCATAGGAGGTGAGGTCTGGGCGGAGGCCATCCAAGCAGAGTAAAGGGCAGATGTGGAAGTCCTGGGGCAAGAGCAGCCAGGCCGCTGAAGAACaagaggaggccagtgtggccagaggaaggagaatgagaagCAGAGCCACAGAAGGTTAGATTCAAGGGGTCGTAAGGAGCCAGACTAGGTGGGATCTTGTAGGCCACCCCAGGGGCTGTGGCTTTGGCTTTTACGATGAGTAAGACGAGAAGCCACAGGACGGTTCTGAGCGGGGGGTGACACGATGAACAAACATTTGAAGAGGGTCCCTCCTGGTCGTGTGCTGAGAACagactgtgtgtctgtgtgcccGGGGTGGGAAGGGGGACAAGGACGAAAACAAGGGGACTAGTTAGAAGGCGACACTCCAGCAGAGATAGGAAGGCAGCCTGCGTCAGGGTAGAAACAGTGGGAAACAGTTTGATTCTGGAACAATTCTGAAGCAGGGCCAGGAGGATCTGCTGCTGGACCGGATGtgggatgtttttattttcagttgccACACTGCTCAAGAGTCCTTTTAGACTATGAGGTTGTAAGGAAATTGTTAGCCGTGGGAAGAGGCCTATCAGAGAAGATGAAAAGTAAGGGAAAATATTAGAGAATGGTTCTTGAGGACTCAAATCTCCAGCTTCCCAGGAGAAGCCAATGTTCTGAAGAAATCAACTGGCTAGGTTAATACAGCTCCAGTCCGGGGTCCTGGAAGCTGGGATAAACGGTGAGCATCACATGGGAAGAAATACCCTACCTCAACCCTTGAACTTAGTACAGATCCACATCTGGTGCCAAACTACCTTAGTTTCTGTCCATTTTCCAAAACAGAAGATGTGGCTCAGGTTGtatttcatctacaaaatgaagggTCTCGAGGAACTACGGTTAATTTTTTCAGGCATGATAATAGCACTGTGGTTACAAACTGTCCCCGGTTTTTAGAAATGCATAATGAAATGGGCAAGGATGAAATTACATGGTGTTTCAGTTTCATTTAAAACATCTCAGCAAAATACAACCCAACATCCCAAAgggaaataatccaattaaaaaacgggtagaagaaatgaacagaaacttctccagagaagacctccaaatggccaacagacacacgaaaagatgttcaacatcgctcatcatcggggaaacgcaaatcaaacctaccaggagatatcacctcacgcccggcagaatggctaaaaccaagaatacaagaaacaacaagtgttggcgaggatgctgaGAAAAAACAATCCTCACGCGCCGTTCTCaggaatgcgaactggtgcagccgctctggaaaacagtgtggaggttcctcaacaaattaaatgcagaactaccctgtgacccaggaatcacactaccgggtatttactcaaaatatTCACTACCTCAAAAGGACGCGTGCTCCCCTacgttcatagtagcattatttgcaatagccaaactatggaggcAGACGAAATATGCGTGAATGGAGGCGCCATATATGTACACAaaagagtattattcagccatagaaaagaatgacatCTGCCTTTTGTAACAACaggatggagctagagtacaatgctaagtgaaaaaactcagagaaagacaaataccatatgacttcgctagtatgtggaattaaagaagcaaacaaacaaaaacccaaaagagcaaaggggggaaaaagagagacaaagaaacagacttcagactcttaactacagaaaataGACCGACAGCTACCAGAAGGGTGTGGAAGGGGGATGGATATAAAGAAGTGATGAGCATCGGGCATTGGATGGAATTGTTGAACCACTTCATTGGACACGTGAAACTAATACAACTCTGGGGGTTAACTATACtaggatttaaaattaaattaaaaaaattttaggggcgcctgggcggctcagtcggttaagtgtccgacttcggctcaggtcatgatgtcacaattcgtgagctcaagccctgtgtcgggctctgtgttgacagctcggagcctggagcctgcttcggattctgtgtctccctctctctgcccctccccggctcgcactctgtctctctcaaaaataaacattaaaaacaaaacaaaacttcaaaacaaTCAGTAGATATGGACTTGGTGTCTTGATTCCCCTCCAACCCCTTTTCCTCAACTCTATCACCCTACATGATTGCCCTTCCTTTCCATCTCCTTCGTTTCCTTTCACAACCAAATTTGAAAAGACCTCATGTGTTGGGGGAGTAAAGGCAAAAGGTGACACAGAGAGGCAAAAATGGCTTTGATGAGATGTAAAAGTTAAATTTATCAGCAGCTGCTGCCTCTATGTCCCAAAACTCTGCATAAAGAGCCATCAACTAGGATCTCAGGCAGAGGCTATTCCTCGGCAATTTCAAAGTccatgttcctttctcttttaaaaaagatttttaacacgtatttatttttgagaaggagagacagtcggaccgactgagccacccaggtgccccatccatgTTCCTTTTTACATGTTCCATGTTCCATGTATCTTCAACTGCTACAAAATAGGTctttaagttcatttcttttgcgagagagagcgagcgcgcgcagggaaggggcagagagagggggagtgggaatcccacgcaggctctgtgcccacagcgcAGGCCgtccaaccgtgagatcgtgacctgagccgaaccagAGTGGGccgctcaacccaccgagccaccccggAGCCCCCAACGgctaaaaactacaaaagatGCAACACCCGCTGATCCGTGTGCAGGAATAGGTTAACTCCTATCACGAAAGGCGGAAAACCACTAGAATTTCAACACAAACCCTGAAAAACAAGTATACTGACTCAGCGAACACAGCCAACAATGCACTTCCTTCATTAAAACGTAGTAAAGCAGAATCTAGAGTCGGCTCTCCACACCCCTTGTCAAAAGGCACGAAGACGACGTAGAGAACAACGGAAGTCACGGTCGAGGTCCGCGAGGGGAAGCAGAGCGCCGGCGAAGGCACCCGCGCCGCTCACCTGCCGTCCCGCCGCCGCCTGGTCCCGGGGAGCCGGGCACTCGCCGCACCGCCGGCCCTGCTTGCGTCCGCGCGGTAAACCGCGCTCACGTCCTTCTCAGCAGGTGAACCGAGGTGGTGACTGCTAGTTCTAAACTGTCGCAAAGTAAAAGCCTGCAAgctagtttaaaaagaaaaagaaagaaaaaaaagaaacccaagcagCCGCGGCGGCAGCCTCTCCTGGGCCGCCCGGACGCCGCGCTCTCCCGGCCCCCGGGTCCACGTCGCCCGGAGCGCCCACAGGACGCGGGGACGCGGAAGCCTGGGCCCGGCCGCGTCCGCAGGCTCCGGGAGCGGCCGTCGCGCCCACGTCGGGGAACCGCCGCGCGCCTGGCTCGCCGCCGACGGAGGCCGGGAAGGGCCGCAGCGCGTCGGAACGCGGGGCGCGCGGGAACGAGGGGCCCGCGCTGCGCGCTGGCACGTGCGCGCCGCGTGAGGCGCACGTTCCTGGGGCGGGGCTTCCGTGAGTCGAGTCGCTCGCAGTGAGCACCGGCCCTCCCAGTGATCACTCTTCCCTTCTGACTTGACCTCCCCACGGGACATCCCAGACGTTTCTGGTCCCACATTCACTTCTTCGAAAAGACGCAAGGTAATCACTGTCAGACGGTCGGCATTTAACGTGTTGTTCATTGGCTACCTGCGGACGGCAGATCAGAACCCCTCCCTGCAGGTGCCGGTAGCTTTCGTGAAAATTAAGAGCAATTAAGGAACGGAACCTCCGGCTCTTCTTCGTCGCCCGGATCTGGGCACCGTGTCTTCCAACAACCGGCCCTCTCTGAGTCCCGAAACCACTGCCCTTACAGTCCAGCCTCCCACCTCGTTTCTGACTGCCCTCTCTCTCATTGCCAGACCATCCTGTCTCCTCTCCAGAACTAGTCCTTCCCCCTGAAACCACACCTGATTAGCACGATACGATCAGTAACCTCCTGTAGTTCCTTTATTAAACCCAAACACAATCTAGGACCCCAGGGTGCCATCGTCGAGGTACCCAGTTCTAAGTCAAGCTTCTCATTTGCACTTCATTGAGCTTCCTGCCACAGTCCAGTTCATCTACTGGGACAAACAGGGCTTTCCCATCTCTATGCCTTTCCTTACGGCTCTTTCTCCAGACCTTGCCAGGGGCCAGCTTAAGGGGCCCAGTCCTGGTCCTTGGTAAGTTATGTAACATCTGtaaacttcaatttttttcatcccATTATGTAAGCAATTAAAGGACTCAAATGTGTGAAAAGATCTTTTCTTCTAGCACCCAGTTATGTGATTATCCAAGTATTCTGTGCTCTGCTCCTTCTAACCCCACTCCACCCCTACCCTTCTGAGCCCCCACTATGAACTATTCACTGGAGAACCTACTATATGCTAGGTGCTGCGGAGAATatgttggttttcatttttttgttatcaAATGTATAATTACATGCAGACCAATGGAGAAATGCATCTTAAATCTATTAGGAAAGGTTTGTTTTCCTTggaatggactttttttttctttccaaatactaAGTAAGCAAATGCTCTACTCACTTTACTCACGTTAGTTGCCAGAATGCTCAGTTTGTATCCCTATCTGGATGACTCAAGCATGTCAAAAGTTGTCCTGATCTTGGTCTTCCAGGCTTTCTCCTTTCCCTAATGCtgatttgtatgtgtgtttgtttttctatttttatcatatgTTGTAAGCTATCTTGAGTCCTTTTTGATACATAATAGAGTTGTAATATAATACACGGCTCTTGCCTATTACTGAGGTTAGAAGAAATGTCTCCTAGTCTAATGGATGGTGATCCCAGGCTTCCATTTCTGGTAATGGACTTACAGACCCTGCAGGGGATGAAATGAAAGGCTACAGGCCAATGTGAAGCAGTAGAATGATAAcaattagcatttattgagcgcttacttTGTCAGCCACTGTTTTCATCACTTTACATGAATAAACTCATTTCATTTGTTCCTTACAACAGTCCCATGAGATGGAAAGCCAAGACGCCAGCATCCCAGAGCTCTAAAGGACACTTAGTCCCAAGAGTGAATTTACATAATTCAAAGTAGGACAAAAAAGGACCAAAATATTTGTGAGGTCATCTCATCAGTCAAAAGACTAAAGACACTGCACTATTAAATTAAACCCTCCTGGTTTAGATTAAAACCAGAGTGCAGACCTGCATCGTACCATGTGTTAGATGGGGCTTCTAAGAGATTTAAGACAATTTCTAACTTCAAAAGTTTATGGAAAAAAAGCACCTGAAAGGATCTGAGAACAGAATAAGAAAGTGTGTAATGTAGAAAAATACACGCAAACCATCACTGCAAAggacttcttttttaatgtttatttttgagagagagtgtgagtgggggaagggcagagagagagagacacacagaatctgaagcagacttcagactctgagctgtcagcacagagccggacacaggtctcaatctcacgaaccatgatatcatgacctgagccgaagtcagacactcaaccgactgagccacccaggtgccccttctgcaAAGAACTTCTCAGGTGGGGAACTAGAAGTGTCAGTGGGGGCAGACTTGAGTGTGGATAGGATTTCCGGAGACACAAGGAAGAAAGCAGGAAGTGTAAAAGGGTGCCAcagaatagtttgaaaagaagcCAAGTGTGAACAGAGGGTGTGgtagagacaaaggacaggtctGCCCACGGATACCGGGCAGTaatggaaaataaggaaatggacCTAACTGTGGAAGGCCTTGAAGTTACAGTTTGACCTTTTTCCCAGGGACAATGAGAACTGAGGACTCTTCAGACAAGGTGATTGTTTAGTCAGGCATCGagtgggagacagggagacaaggGCAATGGTGTTTACTCTCACAATCTGGGCCCAAACTCCTGGGGCCCCGGCAGCAGCAgttaagaacagagagagaaatcaactCGTAAGCCATTTCAGATAAAACCTAGCCAACTGATTACCTGGGATAAGGCGGGCAATAATCACAGGGCATTTAGGGACTGCTCAGCACTTTGGATGCTTTAAAGGGATCTAAAGAAAGGTTTGTGTCTTCAAGAAGCTTGCAACCTCATTGAATAACCTCAAGTATTATGGCCCGATAAAATGAGACTATTCTGGTCTAATTCTTGCCCAAAGTTATAGAGCTCATCACTGTTAATCAGAGAATGTTGGGAGGTAGGGAAAGTGTGGATCAGCACACAATCATGGATCCCAGCAGAAGCCCAAATGTTAAGGCCTAAGAGTGGCCAAAAGTGCCAATTCTGCAAATGTCAAGTAGGAAAAAGACTAAGAAATAGGCACTGAATTTGTCCTTGAGAGATCAGCTCTACAGGATCAGTGAGCATTAGGACCAGAGGGCCGAAGCTTCGTGAAGTctgtaaacaaaagcaaatttaaaaactagggcagcattttttctaaataatggaaaaattaaaCGTTAAGTGTCAGGACATTCTTGGTAAGGAAGAGATAAAATACTACTACGATTAACTAAGCACATTAGTAGAACCATGGTTTATACTTTGAGGAAAATACACTACAGCAAAAAAGGTTCAAGAGAAAAATCTGTCCTTATAAGATGAGGGACTGAATTTGCCTCAATGCTATTATCACCAAACCGGTGGGAGTGTTTTGTCCTGTTCTGAAGCCAGCTCCTTCTCTTCTGTGACTAGAGccaggatctctctctctctctctgtctctctctctctcacacgcacgcacacacacacaggatttccTCTTAAGTAAAGGGACTGACACGGTCGGGAAACAGAAGGTTCACTGACTGTTCAGGGAGCCAAGCCCTGCAGAACAGATAAAGTGAGCAAATACAAGGTGTCAGGTAGGAGGTCTATACTCTAAGTCTGGAGTCCTCCAGAATAGGGGATGGAACGTGTTGGCTTCTGAAAGTCATCCCCTTGTCTTGATCAGTCCTTTGAGCatcaaggaaggaaggcaggaagactAACTTGAAATTGGCTTCTGGCCAGCTAGTAGAGGGGGGGACTTCCAAGACGTGTAGCGACAGGAAGTCACGCTGTGTGCTCTTACGCTGCCATCAACGAGAGCTCAGGTATTACCCTTTCGCGTGAAGCTGCTGATGTCTGATGAGAGTTGAACTCtgactgaaggctttcccacagtcGTTACATTTGTACGGCTTCTCTCTCGTGTGAGTCCTCTGGTGCATGATGAGGGAGGAGCTCCGACCGAAGCCCTTCCCGCACTGTCCACACTCATGGGGCTTTTCTCCGGTGTGGATCCTCTGGTGTTCGCTAAGGGACGAGCTTCTGCTGAACACCTTCCCGCAGCCGCTGCACGCGTAGGGGCTGTCCCCGGTGTGCGTCCTCTGGTGCTCAACGAGGGAGGAGATCCAGCCGAAAGCTCTCCCGCATTCGCGACACGCGTACGGGTTCTCGCCGGTGTGTATGCGCTGATGCTGAATTACGGTTGACCGGTCACCGAAGGCTTTCCCGCACTCGTTACATTCGTAAGGTCTTTCTTGGGTGTGAGTTCGCTGATGCTGACTGAGGTTAGTGCTTCGGCTAAAGGCTTTTCCGCACGCACCGCATTCGTACGGTTTCTCTCCCGTGTGGATCCTCCGGTGTAGACTAAGGTGAGTACTCCGGCTGAAAGCCTTTCCACACTCACCGCATTCATAcggcttctctccagtgtgagttctctgatgttCGAGAAGGTGTGTGCTTCGGCTGAAGGTTTTCCCACACTCGTGGCATTCAAAAGGCTTTTCTCCACCATGAGTTCTAATGTGGACTGTAAGGTCTGACTGGTAACTGAAGGCTTTGCCACATTCACTGCATTTACAGGGTTTCTTCTGTGGGAAGAGTTTTTGGTGTTTAATTAAGTCTGAATTGTCTTCGAAGTGTTTCCTAGATATGGGGGATCTAGCTCCCTCTGGAGTTTTCTGCTGGGTATTAACTTCTGAGCTTGGGCTAAATTCACTAGATTCGGGACCTCTCTCCCTCGTGAAAATTTCCT from Panthera uncia isolate 11264 chromosome B2 unlocalized genomic scaffold, Puncia_PCG_1.0 HiC_scaffold_25, whole genome shotgun sequence harbors:
- the ZNF391 gene encoding zinc finger protein 391; this encodes MEGFRGKTAQGRTNEEACKSGGRLSRQTKCPIWKTSSFGKTAIRKVSVTLKEIFTRERGPESSEFSPSSEVNTQQKTPEGARSPISRKHFEDNSDLIKHQKLFPQKKPCKCSECGKAFSYQSDLTVHIRTHGGEKPFECHECGKTFSRSTHLLEHQRTHTGEKPYECGECGKAFSRSTHLSLHRRIHTGEKPYECGACGKAFSRSTNLSQHQRTHTQERPYECNECGKAFGDRSTVIQHQRIHTGENPYACRECGRAFGWISSLVEHQRTHTGDSPYACSGCGKVFSRSSSLSEHQRIHTGEKPHECGQCGKGFGRSSSLIMHQRTHTREKPYKCNDCGKAFSQSSTLIRHQQLHAKG